Within Synechococcus sp. NB0720_010, the genomic segment TCACTGGTCCCTATGCCTCGCCGACGGCAGCCAAGGCTGCGAATCCCCAGCTCGGCGACAACAACAACTGGTTCCAGCTCGACGGCAATGCCGTGGCGATCCAGCGGATTGGTGGCACGGCCTCCTTGGCCCGCCCCCTGAACGGCGGTGACCCCTACAAGAAGGCCCCCTGGAATGTTGTCGTTGGCCTAAACGCCCAGCAGGTCAAGCCGATCAACTTTGCGGGGGAGGCGATGCCCTACGCCACGGCCTCCAACAATTTCAGCGGTAATGGCACCACCACGGTCAGCAACGTGATCTGTGTGGCCTACAACTGCGAAAACGGCGCGACGACGAACCAGTTGGTGGGCCTGCGCCTGGCGGCTTCGATGAACACGCTCAATGACCCGCGGAACCCCACCCAGGGCAACTTCCTGAGCGTTGGCACCGAGCAGTTCGTCTCCGTCGGTCAGGACTCCCCGACCTTCAACCGTCTTCGGGCCAGCGCCACCCACTACATCCCGGTGAACTGGCTGAAGTTCTACAAGGGCTGCCGTCCCAAGCCTGGGCAGAAGGAAGACTGCAAACAGGCCTTGGCTTTCCAGGCTTCGGTGGGTACCAACCTCGGCAACATGCCCGTCTACGAGGCTTTCTGCTTGGGTGGCTCCAACTCCGTTCGCGGTTACTACGACTGCGACCTGGGCGTGGGTAAGAGCTTCGGTGAGGCGACGGTGGAATACCGCTTCCCGATCTTCAGCATCATCAGTGGCGAGATCTTCGTGGATGCCGGCAGCACCTTTGGCAGCCAGGCCAATGTCCCAGGGAATCCCGGGACGCTGCTTGATAAGCCCGGTGATGGTGTCTCCCCGGGTGTCGGCGTGATCGTCACCACCCCGGTCGGCCCCCTGCGTTTGGAGGTGGCCAGCCAGGACTTCACCGACGAATGGCGCTTCAACCTCGGTGTGGGTTGGAAGTTCTGAGGCGGCTCCTGTGACCCTTTGGCCCAGCGATTACAGCCAAGCGTGGACCCTGGCTCAGCCCGTGGAGCGCTCCGGTGTGGGCCTCCACAGCGGTGTTCAAGCCAGGGTTCGTCTGGAGCCTGCGGAGCAGCCGGGTTTTTACGTGGGTTGGCTCAACGCCCCTGAGCGTCCCCACGTCCGATTGCAGCCCTCCCAGGTCTGCGAAACCCAGCTCTGCACCGCCCTGCAGCTGGGTGAGCAGCGTCTCGCCACCGTGGAGCATCTGCTGGCTGCCCTGGCCGGTGTCGGGGTGACCTCGGCGCTGATCCTGGTGGATGGCGAGGAGATCCCCCTGCTGGATGGCTCGGCCCAGCCCTGGGTTGAGGCCTTGGCAGAGGCCGGCCTGCGCTGCCTCGGTCCCCGTCCTGAGGCTGCACCTCTGGCCGCACCGATCACCCTGCAGCAGGGCCAAAGTTTTGCCACGGCGCTCCCGAGTGATCGCCTGCGCTTGGGGGCAGCCATCGAGTTCCCCCATCCCGCCATTGGCCGTCAGCTGTTCAACCTCGAACTCACCCCCCAGGCCTTCGTCGAGGAGATCGCCCCGGCCCGCACCTTCGGCTTCAAAGACCAGGTGGATCAGCTGCGGGCTGCGGGCTTGATTCAGGGCGGTGCATTGGATAACGCCCTGGTGTGCGACGGGGAGGGTTGGCTGAATCCCCCGCTGCGCTTTGCCGACGAGCCCGTGCGCCATAAGCTGCTTGACCTATTGGGCGATCTCGCCTTAGCGGGACTGCCTTTGGCCCAAGTGTTTGCCTTCCGTGGCTCCCACGGACTGCACACCGCCTTGGCCGCCGCTCTGGTTTCTTCTCGCTGAGTTCCTTGTCTTCATCCGCCACCCCTTCCGCCCCAGTTCTGACCAGCGAGCAGATCCAGGGGCTGCTGCCCCACCGCTATCCCTTCGCCCTGGTGGACCGGGTGATCGAGCATGAGCCGGGCAAGCGGGCGGTGGCGATCAAGAACGTCACCTTCAACGAGCCTCAGTTCCAGGGTCATTTCCCCGGTCGCCCGCTGATGCCAGGCGTGTTGATCGTCGAGGCCATGGCCCAAGTGGGGGGCTTGATCGTCACCCAGATGCCGGATCTCCCGAAGGGGTTGTTTGTCTTCGCAGGGATTGATGGCGTGCGCTTCCGCCGTCCGGTGGTGCCGGGTGATCAGTTGGTGATGACTTGCGAACTGCTGTCGCTCAAGCGACAACGGTTCGGGAAGGTCAAGGCGGAGGCCACGGTGGACGGACAGCTGGTCTGCTCCGGCGAATTGATGTTCTCCCTGGTCGACTGAATTCCCCCCATGACTCAGGCCGTTATGAACGGGGACAGCACCCGAATCCATCCCACCGCCGTGGTGGATCCCAAGGCCCAGATCGATGCGGGCGTTGAGATCGGCCCCTATGCCGTGGTCGGTCCCGAGGTGTCGATCGGCTCAGGAACGCGCATTGGCCCCCATGTGGTGCTCGACGGTCGCGTCAGCATCGGCAAGGGCAACCGCATCTTCCCGGGGGCCTCGATTGGCGCTGAGCCCCAGGACCTCAAATACAACGGTGCACCCACCGAGGTCGTGATTGGCGATGACAACGCCATCCGCGAATGCGTGACCATCAACCGTGCCACCCATGAGGGAGAGCAGACCCGCATCGGTGATGGCAATTTGCTGATGGCTTACAGCCACCTGGGTCACAACTGCGACCTGGGGAATCGCATCGTGATCGCCAACGGCGTCGCCGTGGCCGGCCATGTGGTGATCGGTGACCGCGCCGTGATTGGAGGCGTGCTGGGCATCCATCAGTTCGTCCACATCGGCACGATGGCGATGGTGGGTGGGATGAGCCGGATCGACCGCGATGTTCCGCCCTTCGCGATCGTTGAGGGCCACCCCGGTCGCCTGCGGGGCTTGAACCGGATTGGCTTGAAGCGCAGTGGTCTGAGCGAGCTGGATGGCGGCGCACAAACCAAGCAACTGCAGCAGGTCTGGGCCCAGCTCTATCGCGGTGATGTGGTGCTGGCTGAGGCGATCAAGGGCGTGCGTGAGCAGAGCCTGTTTCCCCCCGCCGAAACCCTGGTGAGCTTCCTGGAGGCCTCGATTGGCCCCGGTCGCCGAGGTCCCCTGCCCGCCGGGCGTTCATGAGGCGACTGCTGATTAGCACCGGCGAAGTATCCGGTGATCTGCAGGGCGGCCTGTTGGTCAAGGCCCTGCGGGAGGAAGCCCAGGCCCGTGGTCTTGAGCTGGAGCTCTTCGCCCTCGGCGGTGAGCGCATGGCCCAGGCCGGTGCAACGCTCCTTGCGAACACGATGGCGATGGGCGCCATTGGCCTCTGGGAGGCTCTCCCCTTGGTCTTGCCCACCCTGCAGGTGCAGCGCCGGGTCAATGCCTGGTTGCGTCAGTCCCCCCCCGACGGCTTGGTGCTGATCGATTACATGGGGGCCAATGTCAACTTGGGCCTCAAGGTCAAGCGGCTGCTGCCGAAGATCCCGATCCTCTATTACATCGCTCCCCAGGAGTGGGCCTTTCGCGTTGGCGAGGGGGGGACGACCCGGCTGATCGGCTTCACCGATCGGATCCTGGCGATCTTTCCAGAGGAGGCCCGCTTCTACGGCTCCCGCGGGGCCGATGTCACTTGGGTGGGGCACCCCCTGATCGACACCTTGACCCAGCTGCCCAGTCGTGAGGCGGCCCGCACTCAGTTGGGCTTGAAGCCGGATCAACGCCTGTTGCTGCTGCTCCCTGCCTCGCGCCAGCAGGAGTTGCGCTACCTGCTGCCGGACTTAGCCCAGGCGGCCGCTGAGTTGCAGCGGCGCTGCCCGGGGCTGCAGGTGGTGGTGCCGGCGGGTCAGGCCAGTTTTGAGCCGGTCCTGAAGGAGGTCTTGACCCAGGCTGGAGTGCAGGCCCGCGTGATTCCGGCGGCGGAAGCCGATGCCCTGCGTCCGGTCCTCTGTGCGGCAGCGGATCTCGCCATCAATAAATCCGGCACCGTCAACTTGGAGTTGGCCCTGCGGGGGGTGCCCCAGGTGGTGGCCTACCGGGTCAGCCGACCAACGGCTTGGGTGGCCAAGCAGATCCTGCGCTTCAAGGTCGATCACATCTCACCGGTCAATCTGGTGGTGGGTGAGCGCCTGGTCCCGGAGCTTCTGCAGGACGACCTCACCCCCGAGTCTGTGGTGGAAGCAGCCCTGCCGCTGCTGGAGGATCCGTCCGCCCGGGAGCGGGTTGCGCAGGGCTATCGCCGCTTGCGTGAGCTCCTTGGGGAACAGGGCGTCACCCGTCGGGCGGCCGCGGCGATCCTGGATGCCCTGCCAGGGGGGAGTGCGGCATGATCCGGCGCCTCTTGTCCGCCTGCTTGGCCATCGGCCTGCTGCTGCTAGGTCCCTGTGCCTCCGTGCTGGCCGCCACGGAAGAGGCGGTCCTCGCTGGTGGCTGTTTCTGGTGTCTGGAGCACGACCTGGAGGACCTGCCGGGGGTGATCGATGCCGAGAGCGGCTACAGCGGTGGCCATCTGGACAACCCCAGCTACGGGCAGGTCAGCTCTGGCGGCACCGGGCACCAAGAGGTGGTGCGCGTCCGCTTTGATCCCCAGACCAT encodes:
- the lpxB gene encoding lipid-A-disaccharide synthase; this encodes MRRLLISTGEVSGDLQGGLLVKALREEAQARGLELELFALGGERMAQAGATLLANTMAMGAIGLWEALPLVLPTLQVQRRVNAWLRQSPPDGLVLIDYMGANVNLGLKVKRLLPKIPILYYIAPQEWAFRVGEGGTTRLIGFTDRILAIFPEEARFYGSRGADVTWVGHPLIDTLTQLPSREAARTQLGLKPDQRLLLLLPASRQQELRYLLPDLAQAAAELQRRCPGLQVVVPAGQASFEPVLKEVLTQAGVQARVIPAAEADALRPVLCAAADLAINKSGTVNLELALRGVPQVVAYRVSRPTAWVAKQILRFKVDHISPVNLVVGERLVPELLQDDLTPESVVEAALPLLEDPSARERVAQGYRRLRELLGEQGVTRRAAAAILDALPGGSAA
- the lpxC gene encoding UDP-3-O-acyl-N-acetylglucosamine deacetylase — its product is MTLWPSDYSQAWTLAQPVERSGVGLHSGVQARVRLEPAEQPGFYVGWLNAPERPHVRLQPSQVCETQLCTALQLGEQRLATVEHLLAALAGVGVTSALILVDGEEIPLLDGSAQPWVEALAEAGLRCLGPRPEAAPLAAPITLQQGQSFATALPSDRLRLGAAIEFPHPAIGRQLFNLELTPQAFVEEIAPARTFGFKDQVDQLRAAGLIQGGALDNALVCDGEGWLNPPLRFADEPVRHKLLDLLGDLALAGLPLAQVFAFRGSHGLHTALAAALVSSR
- the fabZ gene encoding 3-hydroxyacyl-ACP dehydratase FabZ, which produces MSSSATPSAPVLTSEQIQGLLPHRYPFALVDRVIEHEPGKRAVAIKNVTFNEPQFQGHFPGRPLMPGVLIVEAMAQVGGLIVTQMPDLPKGLFVFAGIDGVRFRRPVVPGDQLVMTCELLSLKRQRFGKVKAEATVDGQLVCSGELMFSLVD
- the lpxA gene encoding acyl-ACP--UDP-N-acetylglucosamine O-acyltransferase, translating into MTQAVMNGDSTRIHPTAVVDPKAQIDAGVEIGPYAVVGPEVSIGSGTRIGPHVVLDGRVSIGKGNRIFPGASIGAEPQDLKYNGAPTEVVIGDDNAIRECVTINRATHEGEQTRIGDGNLLMAYSHLGHNCDLGNRIVIANGVAVAGHVVIGDRAVIGGVLGIHQFVHIGTMAMVGGMSRIDRDVPPFAIVEGHPGRLRGLNRIGLKRSGLSELDGGAQTKQLQQVWAQLYRGDVVLAEAIKGVREQSLFPPAETLVSFLEASIGPGRRGPLPAGRS